Proteins co-encoded in one Bacillus paramycoides genomic window:
- a CDS encoding Fur family transcriptional regulator: MNLTEALRLMKDKGYKHTGKREEMLRLFAAHNRYLTAKDVLEHMKDDYPGLSFDTIYRNLTVFAEIGVLEQTELNGEKHFRFTCSIMEHHHHFICLDCGGTKEITSCPMDFMNKDFNGYEVTGHKFEIYGRCPKCAK; this comes from the coding sequence ATGAATCTAACAGAAGCTTTACGCCTAATGAAAGATAAAGGATACAAACATACTGGGAAAAGAGAAGAGATGCTCAGGTTATTTGCAGCTCACAATCGTTATTTAACGGCGAAAGACGTTTTAGAGCATATGAAGGATGATTATCCAGGTCTTAGCTTTGACACGATTTATCGTAACTTAACGGTGTTTGCTGAAATCGGTGTTTTAGAACAGACGGAATTAAACGGTGAAAAACATTTTCGTTTTACATGTTCTATTATGGAACATCATCATCATTTTATTTGTTTAGATTGCGGAGGGACGAAAGAGATTACTTCTTGCCCGATGGATTTTATGAATAAAGATTTTAACGGTTATGAAGTAACTGGTCATAAGTTTGAAATATACGGCCGTTGTCCAAAATGTGCAAAGTAA
- a CDS encoding metal ABC transporter permease gives MIQDFLQYDFLRNSLYAGILIGLVAPLIGVFVVIRRMSLIADALSHVTLSGIAASLLLEKTIFTGGFLNPLYMGMIFSIGGALLIEKLRTVYKHYQELAIPIILSAGMGIGVIFISLANGFNTDLFSYLFGSVSAVTSTDLIIIGIVAIAVIVTITLLYKELFLLSFDEEYAVSTGLSAKWIHFIFIILVALVIAVSMRVVGVLLVSSLMTLPVAASIRIANGFKQTIFFSILFGEIAVIGGMFASYQLDLAPGGTIVMIAVLILIGAILWKKKKTA, from the coding sequence ATGATACAAGATTTTTTACAATATGACTTTTTACGTAACTCTTTATATGCAGGGATTTTAATAGGACTTGTTGCGCCACTTATCGGTGTATTTGTTGTCATTCGCCGTATGTCGCTTATTGCAGATGCATTAAGCCACGTAACATTATCGGGTATTGCTGCAAGTTTACTACTAGAAAAAACAATTTTCACAGGGGGATTTTTAAATCCGTTATATATGGGAATGATTTTTTCTATTGGTGGAGCGTTACTTATTGAAAAATTACGTACTGTATATAAACATTATCAAGAATTAGCAATTCCGATTATTCTTTCAGCAGGAATGGGGATTGGCGTTATTTTTATTTCACTTGCAAATGGATTTAACACAGATTTATTTAGTTACTTATTTGGTAGTGTAAGTGCTGTAACAAGTACGGATTTAATAATCATTGGTATTGTAGCAATTGCTGTTATTGTAACGATTACTTTATTATACAAAGAGTTATTTTTACTATCGTTTGATGAGGAGTACGCTGTATCAACTGGTTTGAGTGCAAAGTGGATTCACTTTATTTTCATTATATTGGTTGCGCTTGTCATTGCGGTATCAATGCGTGTAGTAGGGGTTCTTCTCGTATCATCATTAATGACGTTACCAGTTGCAGCAAGTATTCGTATTGCGAATGGATTTAAACAAACAATTTTCTTCTCCATTTTATTTGGTGAAATTGCAGTAATTGGTGGAATGTTTGCTTCGTATCAACTTGATTTAGCACCAGGTGGTACAATTGTTATGATAGCGGTTCTTATTTTAATTGGTGCGATTTTATGGAAAAAGAAAAAAACTGCATAA
- the ispG gene encoding flavodoxin-dependent (E)-4-hydroxy-3-methylbut-2-enyl-diphosphate synthase, with amino-acid sequence MTHRTKTRPVKVGNLTIGGNNELIIQSMTTTKTHDVEATVAEIKRLEEAGCQVVRVAVPDERAANAIADIKKQINIPLVADIHFDYRLALKAIEGGIDKVRINPGNIGRRHKVEAVVNAAKERGIPIRIGVNAGSLERHILEKYGYPTADGMVESALHHIKILEDLDFHDIIVSMKASDVNLAIEAYEKAARAFDYPLHLGITESGTLFAGTVKSAAGLGAILSKGIGNTLRISLSADPVEEVKVARELLKSFGLASNAATLISCPTCGRIEIDLISIANEVEEYISTLQVPIKVAVLGCAVNGPGEAREADIGIAGARGEGLLFRKGQVVRKVPEEIMVEELKKEIDVIAAEMAAEREKEKETQEQ; translated from the coding sequence ATGACTCATCGTACAAAAACACGTCCAGTTAAAGTCGGTAATTTAACAATTGGCGGTAATAATGAATTAATTATACAAAGTATGACAACAACAAAAACACATGATGTTGAGGCAACAGTTGCTGAAATTAAACGTTTAGAAGAAGCTGGCTGTCAAGTCGTGCGTGTTGCTGTTCCAGACGAACGCGCAGCAAATGCTATTGCTGATATTAAAAAACAAATCAACATTCCACTTGTTGCTGATATTCATTTTGATTATCGCCTTGCTTTAAAAGCAATTGAAGGTGGCATTGATAAAGTACGTATCAATCCAGGTAACATTGGTCGTCGCCATAAAGTAGAAGCTGTTGTAAATGCAGCAAAAGAACGCGGTATTCCAATCCGTATCGGTGTAAACGCAGGTTCATTAGAGCGTCACATTTTAGAAAAGTACGGATACCCAACTGCAGATGGTATGGTTGAGAGCGCCCTACATCACATTAAAATTTTAGAGGACTTAGATTTCCATGATATTATCGTATCTATGAAAGCCTCTGATGTTAACTTAGCAATTGAAGCATACGAAAAAGCTGCACGTGCTTTTGATTACCCATTACATTTAGGTATTACAGAATCTGGAACGTTATTTGCTGGAACTGTAAAAAGTGCCGCTGGTCTTGGAGCAATCTTAAGTAAAGGCATCGGAAATACACTACGTATTTCATTAAGTGCTGATCCAGTTGAAGAAGTAAAAGTTGCGCGTGAACTATTAAAGTCATTCGGCCTTGCATCTAATGCAGCAACACTTATTTCTTGTCCAACTTGCGGTCGTATTGAAATTGATTTAATTAGTATCGCTAATGAAGTGGAAGAATATATCTCTACACTACAAGTACCAATTAAAGTTGCAGTACTTGGCTGCGCTGTAAATGGTCCTGGTGAAGCTCGTGAAGCTGATATCGGCATTGCCGGCGCACGTGGAGAAGGACTATTATTCCGTAAAGGGCAAGTCGTTCGTAAAGTACCAGAAGAAATAATGGTAGAAGAACTGAAAAAAGAAATCGACGTAATTGCTGCTGAAATGGCTGCTGAACGAGAAAAAGAAAAAGAAACACAAGAACAATAA
- a CDS encoding metal ABC transporter ATP-binding protein has protein sequence MNNILEIEGLSFRYEDRNVLEDINLQVPKGAFLGLVGPNGSGKSTLLKCLLGVLKPKQGSIRLFGVDTKKFKEWNKVGYVSQKANSFNSGFPATVFEVVSMGLVSKKGLFRFFTKSDKEKVEKAIADVGMSEFQGRNIGELSGGQQQRVFIARALVSDPELLILDEPTVGIDVKNVESFYEILEDLNKRLGITLILVTHDMGAVTEKVTHVACLNQHLHFHGNVEKFRELEDAEMSVLYGHHVHRLEHEHEHHGRI, from the coding sequence ATGAATAATATATTAGAAATAGAAGGACTGTCATTTCGATATGAAGATCGAAATGTGTTAGAAGATATTAATTTGCAAGTTCCGAAGGGAGCTTTTTTAGGTTTAGTTGGACCAAATGGTTCTGGGAAATCAACGTTGCTAAAATGTTTATTAGGCGTTTTAAAGCCAAAACAGGGAAGTATTCGTTTGTTTGGTGTTGATACTAAGAAGTTTAAAGAATGGAACAAAGTTGGTTATGTGTCGCAAAAGGCAAATAGCTTTAATTCTGGTTTTCCGGCAACTGTGTTTGAAGTTGTGTCAATGGGACTCGTTTCGAAAAAAGGGCTATTTCGCTTTTTCACGAAAAGCGATAAGGAAAAGGTAGAAAAAGCGATTGCTGATGTAGGAATGAGTGAGTTTCAAGGGCGCAATATCGGAGAACTTTCTGGTGGACAACAACAGCGTGTATTTATTGCTCGTGCGCTCGTTAGTGATCCTGAATTACTTATTTTGGACGAGCCTACTGTTGGAATCGATGTGAAGAATGTAGAAAGTTTTTATGAGATATTAGAGGATTTAAACAAGAGGTTAGGAATCACATTAATTCTCGTTACGCATGATATGGGAGCTGTTACCGAGAAAGTAACACATGTTGCATGCCTAAACCAACATTTACATTTCCATGGAAATGTAGAGAAGTTCCGAGAGTTAGAAGATGCGGAAATGTCCGTCTTATATGGACATCATGTTCATCGTTTAGAACACGAGCATGAGCATCACGGGAGGATATAA